CCTGGCTTGCCCTTGCAATAACACTGAGCCTGGTGTGGTTTGCCTGGCCGGTTTTTCATGTGGATCTGTCCGCCATGAGCACGGTGAGCCGGCAAACCCAGGAGGCGGATGCAAAATTCTATAAAACCTGGGGCAAAGGGTTTACCGGCAAATCCCATCTCATGCTGACGGCCGGTTCGGTCCCCAAACTTCAGGATTTAAACGACCGGCTGGCAGACAAGGTTTCGGCTGTTCAAACCCAAGGGGTTCCGGCTTCGGGCACAACCCTTTCCATGATATTTCCGGGCAAAAACAAAAAACAGGAAAATTATGATGCCTGGGTACAATTCTGGAGTAAAGAACGGGTTAACAGCCTCAAACAAAATCTAAGCAGGGAAGCAGAGCAGCTCGGTTTTACCCAGGATGCCTTCGCCCCCTTTTTAAACCGGCTTGTACCCACCGACCTGCCCGCCGGACCCGTTGCAATCCCCGAGACCCTGTATCCCATGATGGGCATTTCCCAATCCAAGGCAGACGGCGTCCACTGGGTCTGGACCACAACCGTTATGCGCAACCCGGATGTGAATGAAAAAAATTTTTATGACACCTTCAGCGCTGTTGCCACCGTTTTTGAACCCCAGCTTTTTTCCACCACCTTAGGCACCCTTTTGTTCACAACCTTTGGCAAAATGTTTTTTATTATTGCCGGAGCGGTTTTGATCCTGCTGTTCATCTTTTTTCTGGACATTAAACTGACAATCATCACCATGCTGCCGGTCTTTTTTTCCTTTATCGGCACCCTGGGCACCATGACACTTATAGGCCACAACCTGGACATCCCCTCGTTGATGCTCTCCATCATCGTATTCGGCATAGGCATTGACTTCTCCTTGTTCTTTGTACGTGCCTACCAGCGTTACCGCGACGAATCCCATCCATCGGTTGCACGGATACGTCTGGCCGTATTCATGGCAGGGGTCTCCACCATGATCGGCTTCGGGGTGATGTGCCTGGCCGAGCATTCGCTTTTGCAAAGTGCCGGGCTTGCCTGCCTGCTGGGTATCGGCTTTTGCCTTGGAGGAACCTTTTTGATTCTGCCGCCCCTGCTGCGCCGGTATTTTATTTTACAACCCGTGGAATTGTCATCCGCCCAAGAAGTTTCATCCCAGGAGCCAGACACATCTGCCACATCCCGAATTCTTAACAGATACCGCACAGCCGAAGCCTACCCCAGAATGTTCGCCCGCTTTAAACTGAAATTTGACCCCATGTTCAAGGAGCTGCCCGACCTTTTACCAGCCAGGGGGGATATTTCCCGAATCATGGACATCGGCACAGGCCTCGGAGTGCCGGCTTGCTTTATCCTAGAACGGTTTCCCCATGCCCGGATATTCGGCATAGAACCCGACCCCGAAAGCCGGCGGATCAGTAACATGGCAATTTCAGGCCAGGGCCGTATAGATATAGGCGGCGCCCCGAATCTTCCCGCTGTTTCAGCGCCGGTTCAGATGGCTTTGATGCTGGACATGTCTCATTTCTTAACACCGGATGAATTCAAACAGACTTTGGAAAAAATAAAGGCAGCTATGGCCCCCGGTGGTACCCTTATCATCCGGGCAATTATCCCCCCGGCCGAAAAACCGACACTGGCCTGGTCCATTGAAAAGCTGAAACTTAAATTAACCGGGGTGGTTCCCCATTACCTGTCTGTGAAGGCCATCACAGATCTTATCAACAAGGCAGATTTCAGGATGGAAAGCGCCAAAGTATCGGGTAACAATCCTGAAACCGTCTGGTTCGTCGCAAAGGTGTCCCCATGAATATAGATACCAGCCACAACATCGGTTGTGCCGGAAACTTTGAATTTTCCAAACAAAAAATTGATGATGCGTTAGCCTGCAATCGGCTTCTCTCCATGGAGGTGGAATTAAGCCTGCGGTGCAATTTTCACTGCACCTACTGCTATGTACCCCATGATTCCTACTTTGATGATGAACTCAGCCTTGACGAAATCTTTGAAGTAATCCTGCAGGCCAAAGCACTTGGCGCCGGAAAAATTATCCTGTTGGGCGGCGAGCCCAGTATCTACCCCCATATCCGGGAAGTTATTGCATTTTTACACAAACACAGTCTTGAAACGGAAATGTTTACCAACGGCACCGGCATTACCCCGGATTTTGCCAGGGAACTTAGGGCAACAGGCGTCAGGGTTGTCCTAAAAATGAACTCCTTTCATGAGGGCAGACAGGATGCACTTGCAGGAAAAAAAGGGGCATTTCACATTATCCACAATGCCTTAGGCAACCTCAAATCGGCAGGCTATCCTGCCAAAGACGCCTTCCTGGCCCTGAGCACCATCATCTGCCGCCAGAACCGTGATGAACTGACCGACCTGTGGACCTGGATCAGGGACAACAATATGGCGCCCTATTTTGAAATCATCACCCCCCAGGGCCAGGCAAAAAACAATGCATCCCTTGAACTCACCCCCCTGGAACTGAAAGCCGTGTTTGATGAAATCTGTGCCGTCGACCGGGAGCGTTACAGCATTGAATGGGACCCCCAGCCACCGCTCATGGGCAACCAGTGCATGCGCCACCAGTTTTCCTGCACAATCACGTCCATCGGCAATGTCCAACCCTGCGTGGGCATTACAAAAGCAATCGGAAATATACGAAAAACGCGTCTTAAGGATATTCTGGAGCACTCCCGGGAACTTAAAATGCTGAAAAACCACCATCAGACCATTAAGGGATTCTGCCGAACCTGTGAAAAAAACGACACCTGTTACGGATGCCGTGGGGCAGCCTTCCAGGTCACCGGCGATATCCTGGCTTCGGACCCTTTGTGCTGGCGAAACCCGGATAACCTTAAACGTCATCGTTAAATTTAGTTGGAGCAATATCCCGACTTTTTGTCTTTTTTCATACTTTGGTTGACAACAAGCAAGCTCCTATCCTAATATTTTACATTAGCTCATACTAAAGAATTCTTCAATGCAGGGATCGATGACGATTTTTGCTTGGGCAAGATTCAAAGCGCATTCCAGATTTCAAAAAAACAGGATGCACCCATTTATACTACAGCCGCAAAAAACGCTGAGAGCTTGTTCGTTAATAAAGATGCGGTTATCAAGGCAGGATCTCCAGAGCAGCATGACGTTTATCTTGATTCCCGCTATTACACCATTGCTGGATATGAACCCAATGCATTTGAAGGCACATTTGCTGAAATTGATAAACGGATTCACCCCGATGACCTTGAGCGGGTTCGATTGAGCTTTCGCCGGTATATAGCCGGGGAATTGGAGAGCTTTGAAGCCCCGTTCAGATTTCTGCGTAAAGACGGCAAGTTGACCATCATTCAAGGCACTGTGATTGATATCACGGAACGAAAACAACGGGAATCAGAGATGTGCAGCCTGCGCAACTATCTGAGTATTTTCCTCCTTGTTGCCAACGGGGTGGAAGGTGCCGTGATCCGGGTGGATGATATCACGGACCAGGTACGCATGGAAGAGATGATGATCCAAAGCGAAAAGATGCTTACCGTGGGAGGGCTTGCCGCCGGCATGGCCCATGAGATAAACAATCCCCTGGCCAGTATGCTGCAGACTGCCAACGTTATGCAGAATCGCCTCAACAGTCGTCTTGATATCCCGGCAAATCAAAAAACGGCGGAAAAGGCGGGTATAACCTTGGAAGGCCTCGAACAGTTCATGGAGGCCAGAAGCATCCCCCGCATGCTGGAAACCATCGTCACCTCAGGCAAACGGGTGGCGGAGATGGTTGTAGAATCAGAGCCGGGTGCCGGGGCAAAATTCATCATCCGCCTGCCTCTCAGAAAAAACAAACCCAACACTGGAAAAGACCTTTTCCTATGAGAAATAAAAATAAACGAAGGAACACGCTTGGCTTATTTAATTGAAATAGAGGACATTATAGAGAATGCAGGGTCCTTGTTGACGCTGCCGGATATCTGTATGCAGATCAAACGGCTCGTGGCCGATCCAGCGTCATCAGTGGATGATCTTGCCGGGCTGATCTCTAAAGATCCGGCACTGACAGCAAGATTATTAAAAATAGTGAACAGCCCAATTTACTATTTCCCGCGAAAAATTTCTTCTGTTTCTGAAGCAATTCCCCTGATTGGCGCTGACCAACTTTATAATTTAGCGCTGGCGACAACCGCTGCCGCGATTATTCAAACGGTTGGGGGAAGCTATATCGAAATGAAAACGCTTTGGAAAAAGGCCGTCTACTCAGCGATTTTCGCCAAATCCTTAAGCCCGAACAAATCAGGTGACGGTGAAAATCTTTTTGTTGCAGGGCTGCTGAGTGATATTGGCGCATTGGCAATTGTGAAACATGCTCCGGCAATTGCTTTAACCGCCATAGGTGCCCCCAGGAAAGGACAATTTCCCTGGCAGCGGGAAAAAGAGGTGCTTGGGTTTACCGTGGCCGAAGTCAGCGGGGCATTACTTACGTCCTGGAACCTGTCTGATGAGATTGCCGTTCCTGTTGGCTGCCAACACGCACCTGACAAAGGACAGCATCATGTTGTCTCCTGCTGCATTCTCCATATTGCCACAAGACTGGCGGCAGAGACCATTGATAAAAATCAGGGGCAGACCTTAGATTATCGAAAAGCCATACAGAAAAAACCTTTGGCGCAATTGGGAATGGACCATAAGGATATAGACACAAAGGTATCAGAAGTAAATGAAATTGCTCCGGACATACTAAATATATTCATAATATAAGGGTAATGGTTACCTATGATGGATGAACTTATATTAAAAGAAGAAGACAATACCCGGAAAAATGACGACAGGTATTTACCATGGAAGATTTTGGTAGTAGATGACGAGGAAGGCGTTCATCAGGTCACAAAACTGGCGCTTAAAAATTTCACTTTTGATAACAGAAGATTAAAATTTCTCCATGCCTATTCCGCCGCCCAGGCCATTGAAATCCTTGTTGAGCACCCTAATATAGCCATCGTTTTACTCGATGTGGTCATGGAGTCAGAACATGCCGGATTAAGGCTGGTAAAAAAAATCCGGGAAGAGATCAAAAATACGAACACCCGGATTGTTCTGAGAACCGGTCAGCCGGGACAGGCACCGGAGCAAGAGGTTATTCAAAACTATGATATCAACGACTACAAGACCAAAACCGAACTGACTGCGAACAAGTTGTTTACCCTGATGTATGCAACATTAAGATCCTACCGTGATATCATTACCCTTGAAAAAAGTCGAAAGGGCCTGGAAAAACTTATTGTTGCCTCAAGGGGCATTTCATCAAGGGTGGCGCTGGCCCAATTTATACGCGTGACGGTTGAGCAATTGACCAATCTTCTTAACATTGAAGAAACCACCATTTTTTCCTGCAAGGTCACAGGATATATCCTTTCAGAGCAGTGCCTGGAGGTGTATGCGTCGGAAAACCCTCTTGGATCCAACTGTATCCATATTGCTGATTTACCGGATGGTAAACGGGACATCATTTTATCGGCGATTACAGAGCAAACAAATATTTTTGAAAAGGACAGATTTGTTGTGTACTGCTCAAATAGCAGTCAAATTGTTCTGTTTTTTGCCCAGATAAATCAGGTCCTGTCCGATCTTGATGTTCGTTTGCTTAACATATTTACGGAAAACCTCATTGTCACGCTGGAGAACATTCAGCTCAATGAGACAATCACCGACAGCCAAAAGGAAATGGTTTACCGGTTGGGAGAGGTTGTCGAATCCCGTTCCAAGGAAACCGGAAACCATGTGAAGCGGATGGCACATTACTCAGAGCTGCTTGCCTTGCTGGTGGGTCTGGATAAAACCGAAGCAGAGTTAGTCAAAACAGCTTCGCCAATGCATGATATTGGTAAAATTGCAATTCCCGATGCAATTTTGACCAAACCAGGCAAATTGAATGCCGAGGAATGGGCGATTGTGAAGACCCATCCGCAACGGGGGTACGAAATACTCGAACACTCCTCTCTGACTGTAATGAACATCAGTGCCGTCATTGCTTTGACGCATCATGAAAAATGGGATGGCAGTGGTTATCCGGAAGGGCTGAAAGGCACTGATATTCATATTTATGGCAGGATAACCGCCATTGCCGATGTCTTTGATGCCCTGGGAAGTGAGCGCTGTTATAAAAAGGCCTGGTCCCTTGATAAAATTATATCACTTTTCAAAAGTGAAAAAGGTAAACATTTTGATCCCCTGTTAACGGATCTGTTTCTTGAGAATCTGGATAATTTTTTGGTAATCAGGGACAAATTTATTGATTACAATACGAGAGGCTAAGATGTCGGATACAGTATCAAACAACCCGCCGCTGATACTCACAATCGATGATGAAAAAGTCATCCGCAATAATTTCAAGGATATCCTTGAAGATAACGGATATGAGGTTATCCAGGCGGAAAACGGCCGTACCGGTTTGGAAAAGATCCGGAAACACAAGCCGGACCTCATTCTGTGTGATCTTCAGATGCCTGAGATGAATGGCCTTGAAGTGGTCCGCACCGTAAAAAAAGAATTTCAAAAAATCCCCATACTGATTGTTTCAGGCGCAGGGGTTTTAGATGATGCCATTGAAGCAGTTCGGGCAGGTGCCTGGGATTATCTGGTGAAACCCATCTTCAATCTGGACATTCTGCTCCAGGCGGTTGAAAAAGCATTGGATCGTGCCAAGCTCATTGCTGAGAATGAAGCCTACCAAAAAAATCTTGAAAAACAGACGGTCAAGCTTCAGCAAGAGATAGAAGAAAGAAAACGAACAGAGCAGCAACTTGTGCAGTCAGAAAAAATGGCCGCCCTTGGAGATCTGGTGGCGGGTGTTGCCCATGAGATTAACACGCCCCTTGGGATTGGGGTAACCGGCATCTCATATCTAAATGATGCAACCACCGTTTTTAAAAAACGGTTCTCAACCGGTGACGCCACCAAAACGGATCTTGAAAAATTCCTGGAAGATTGTGAAGAGGCCTGCCAGGTTACCCTTTCCAATCTTAACCGTGCGGCGAAACTGGTGGCGGGATTCAAACAGATTGCGGTTGACCAGTCCAGTGATGAAAAACGAATTTTTAATATAAAACAGTATATTGATGAAATTTTATTCAGTCTCTACCCACGCATAAAAAAAACCAGACATACGGTAAATGTGGATGTGCCTGAAGATCTGAAGCTAAACAGTTATCCGGGAGCGTTCTCCCAGATATTGACCAATCTTGTGATGAATTCGCTGCTCCATGGCTTTGAAGGTATTGAGGCAGGACAGATTACCATTACCGTTAAAAAAGAGAACCATTCAATCATTCTTTGCTATGAAGATAATGGTAAAGGTATGACCAAAGAGCATCAAAAAAGAATCTTTGATCCTTTTTTTACCACCAAACGCGGCGCAGGCGGCACCGGACTTGGAATGCACCTGGTATTTAACCTTGTCAGTAAAAAGCTGAATGGCCAAATTAGTTGTACAAGTGCCGTGAATAAGGGCACATTCTTTACCATCACCGTTCCTATGCGTAATATAGAAAAATAACACAAAACGCGAAGACTTTCCTTTCATATATAGCGTTGGTGCCTTCGAATTCATTTTTCTTTCTTGACACATCGTCATCATCCGGCTTATGGTCATTATCGCCCAGCGTTTGGCGATAGTAAAAAAAATCAATATTAACAATCATTTGAGTTCGATATGACCACTAAATTTCCTTCAAGTTTATTTTCAAGCTTCAGGCTGATCATTCTATCCTTTGCTGTTACTTTTTTTCTTGTCGGCAGTTCGCTGTTTTCTCCTGCAATCTCTGATGCCGGGACCGCAAACGCTGATATAGCCAACATCTGGACCGGGCTGCAGCAAGAGGGAAATCAGTTCTGCCGGGTTACACTAAAAATCGATACCATAACTGCCCCGAATAAGCCCCTGTCCGGTTCTCTGACGGTTGAACCGGCAAACGTCGGTGTCAAACGAGCGCCTGAACCCCAAACGGCAGCAATAAACGGGACTTTTTTTTACGAAATCAGTCTCATCAAGATGCAGTATCAGCTTCGCCGGGGCAGAAGATATGAGGTTTTTGGGGTGCTGAACCCTGAAAAAAATCGGATGGCGCTGATCTACGAAGGCAGAACCGGAGACGGAATGCTTCCGGTTTATTTGACGGCCGGCCCGACGTTGCCCAAGGAACTGCAGCCCTTTGCAGTCTCCAGGATTGAGGCCGCTGATTTCCGGAAAGAAAAGGATAATACCGCTGCAGAACTGACAGCCATACAAAACCGGAGTCAAGTCATTAATGAACAAATCATGGACGCCCAGAACCGGCTTCGAGACGCCCGCCATGCCCATGACAAGGAGACGGTCAACCGGATAAAAAAAGAGCTGGAAGTGCTGGCCCAATCCCGTGTTCAAGAAAGACAGAAGCAGCAGGAGCTGATCATGGCCCAGGCCCGTAAAGCCCGTGAGCTCCAGATCAAACAGATGGAAAATGAAAATCCGGAATTGGCAGCGGTGGAAAAGCAGATGCTGGACCTGCAGGCCCGGATCGTGGCAGTATCAAAAACAAGAGACATGCCCAAATTGCGGGAGCTGTCCCAGCAGATCAAGGCATTGAAACAACAGCGCAGCATGCTGATGCGCAACAGGCATGCCGCGCCCGTCGTTGCGCCGGGCGCAAGTGCAGATCATTCCTGCCCCGAGGACTTGCTCGCCTGGGCCGGAGAACTGGAAAAAAACGGGGCGTCCGCGGCAAGGTTCCACAGCATTACTCAGTTGGCGAACCTGTTCAGGCCGTCCGTGTTCAACACCTATTTTAAAACCGGATTATTATCCATGGCACCAAATCACCGCCGGGAATTGGGCATAGCTCTTCAACGCGGCTGCACCAGGCTGGATACGGCCTTTTCCCGCGGCAGCAATATCATGACCGTAGCCAAAGGCTTTGATGACCAGGGATTTCAACTGAATTATCTCAGTGCCGCCATTGCCGGAGAGACCCTGGATACGGTCCATGAGTGGCTTGAATGGACACTTGGGGATCTGGACGATTCAGACACCTTGTCTGGACTGAATTTATTGGATAAACAGGGCAAAACCGTCATGGCAGCCCTGTGGCCGAACGAAACAAAAATGGCCGAAAACAAAATCGCCCAAACCGGCAGTCAGAGCGCAGCCAAGGTACTGACGGCGCAAATCGACCGACTGACGCGCCATGTAGAGAACCTTGAAACACTGAACGACCTGGCCCGGTTAAGAAAAAATGAAATCTGGAAAAAATTAACGCCGCGAGATCAAAAACAACTCGTCCTTTACTATAATGAGCAGGCGGATGGCCCTGTAGCCCGCTATTTAACAAGCACATTCCCTCAAACCGCTGTGGATAAAAACGCCCCCCGCAACGCCCTGGCAGCAGGAAAGCAATGGTATGAAAGCCAGAACACCCTTTTTTCACAATTTTCCGACACAAAGACGATCAAAGAATTTAACCGGCGGTTTCCGGCTCAAAGAGAAGACCTGTTTAAACAAATTCTGCCGGATTTAAAAAAAGAGATCGCGGCATGTCAAAGCACCCAGGAAGTCAAACAGTTCGGCAGGGCGTTTACCCTGCCCATGGATAGCAGAAATCAAACCTGTAAAGCCATTGAGGCGTTAAAAGTAAAACAGATTGCCGCCCTGGACCATCAAACCTTTGTGGCCAGGGTGGGCAGCGGACCATTTAAGCCGGACCATCCCGGTGCCGTATATTTAAACGCTTTATACCGCAATGACTGGGAAACCATTACCCAGGAAGACCGTGCCTTTGCTCTCCCTGTGGCCCGAATGATGGAACCGATGAATAACAGCGGCATCTATGATCTTGTGGCAGCGTTCAGCGGCGGCCAGGTCAAGGGGCAGCAGTTAAAAAATTATATGCAGCAGAAAATGGAGAACGCCACCATGTGCACCAGCATGGCCGGTTTTTACGTGATTTCCCTTGAATATATTTCCCCGAACTGTTTAGGCCCAAACCCGGTTGAAATCGAACGGATCAGGGAGTGGGACGAGGTGCTGGTCAACGGCTACGGCACTGAGTTCTCCCGCATTCCCCACTCAGAGACCCGGTACTATACCATTGCCCGCCGCCACCGGGAGATCTTTGATAAAATCAAGGATCCGGCCAATGCAGAAAGCCTGGAGTTTATCAACAAGCTTTTAGGCGGGTTCGGCATGAAAAAGGAGGGGGTGCGCACATCCATGGAAAAATTAAGCAGTAATCTAAAGGGTCTGGGCAAGGCCATGAATGGACTTCCCTGTGACGGCGAAGTGATGCAGAAAATTGAAGCGGCCCTGCTCAAGAAAGCTTCTGAGCAATGACCGTTCATCCGGCATAACAGTTTAAACAAAGCTTCCCCCGGTACAATCCATTATTGCTTATCCCACATGGATTTCTGATAGTTCAAGTACAGATTCTTGTTTTTGTATTTGCAGGTTTTCAGGTGTTTTTCGCAAATATCGATGTACGCCTTTCTACAGGCTTCCCATTTTTCCTTACTTAATGCGGTAATATTACCGTAATCGTCCATGGTTGTGCCCGTTGCCACGCTGACCAAAAGAGACAGGTGTTGTTTGGGAAAATCTTCGTCTACGGTAATATCCCACGACCGTGCGGTGCCGTCACGACTCCACGTCAGTATCCGGGTCATATCCTTAGTAAAAATAACACCAAGAATGCCTTTGTCATGGTTAAGGACGCTACCTAAAAAAATAGAGATATATCACGGACTGGCAGGCGCGCAGCTGCCGGTAGAGTTCGTGCTCCCAACTGCGCCCCGCCGGAATCCCTGATTCCGGATCAAAGTCCAGGAAAACAGACCGGTACCCCTGCTGCTGCAACCGCTCCACAATGGTTTCGGCAACTAAATTATCCTTGCTGCTATGGCTGATAAATATCGTACTCAGGGGATTGTCCTCCCATTAAAGAACACATCGTTCATAAGCAAGGCCGTTTAAACCCGGTGGCCTGTGAATTCTGTTTTTGCAGTTCATAAAGGGAAGGAACAACCATACCTGGGCGATTCAATCCTTCCACCGTCATCCACCGGGTATGGCGGTCTTCGGTTGATCCGGCCAGGGTGACGGGACGATCACCCCGCCGATGGATACCAATGTAAAACGCCTGGGGATAATGTTCATACATGGTTGCAGGCGTTTTTGATGAGGTACTTGCAAAATCATAGGTTTGTACGAAGGAATCTTTTGCATATTCTCCGTAGCCGGTGATCTTTGCAGGGGCCTCAATGTTCCAGAAAACATTTCTTACGCCGGCATGGGGCATCACGCTCAAATCACCGCCAGGGCAGACATAGAAGCCTTTCATTTTTTCAAATAAATTTTCATAAGGAAAAATGCCGTGAAAATCCATGGCCATATCCGTGCCGGAATGCAGATTTTTGCTTTCATAATGCGTCGTGCAGTCTGTGATAACGTTCCCTGATGCCGTCATTGTCAGTGTTACCGGATGAACCAGTCGGGCATGGAACTCGACCTTTTTTACCAGGTTATCGTTTGCCCAACCGATGGTAATGCCGGCATGACCTTCCTGACCTGTGAATGTCAACTCCTTGAGCGTCCATTGGGCGGATCGGCTGAGGATAATTCCCTGGGTCATATCGGCAAAGGTCACATCCTGTACCCATCCGTTCACGGCGCTGCTGATCCAAATACCGCCCCACAGATAGTCCTGCTCCTTGGCGGTACGGATAATTTTCCCATCCGCATCCTGAAACGGTTTGTGGTGCCGGTACCCACCGGGCCATGCACTTTCAATGCGCAGGTGTTCGATACCGACGTCCTGAATGCCGTTGAAAGAAAAAATTTTAGGGGTGTAGCGCAGGGGCTGATCAAACCTGGCCGGACGGGTCAGGCGGATGGTATGGGCATCGATAATCTTTTCAATGCCCGCGATCCAGGAAAGCGTTTGGACCGCAGGTCCGAATGTGTCGGTCTGAACAGGGCTGAGTGTAAACGGTGTGGTCAGTTGCACAGGGATATCCGCTTTATTGGGTGCCGGATGAGCGGGGTCGATGAGGGGATCTTTGCATACGATAGTCACGATCTGTCCCACAGAAAATTTTCCGGTATCGGTCACCTGGATATCTTTTTGCCCCCGGACCACGTCCTTTGTATACGCGGCCAATTCATTACCATCCTCAGCACCAAGGACGGCTAACGCCGTATGATGCCGGGCTTCTATTTGGGCTGAAACGGTTCCCAGACGCCGGACCGGCCCCTCGTCTCCCGGCGCCCCCATGAAAAGTATGGTTCCGCTTTGCCCCGAGCCCTGCCCCCGCAAAACGATACCATCTGAACGAATTTGAAGATAAGGAGATACTTTTGTCTGATGAATATCGTATCGGCCTTTGGGCAAAGACACAACACCGCCGCCGGCTGCTGCCGCAGCATCTATGGCTGCCTGGATTGCCAACGTGTCTTCTTTGCCGTCATCCGGAACAGCGCCGAACCGCGCATGGGTCACATCAAACACCGGTTTTTTTATTTGGGGTATTGTTTTTTCCCCCAGACCATACCCGGCCCTCGAAAAATCCGGAAGGCGGTTACCTGTGGGGCCGTTCCTGACAAAATCCGTCCACACGGCAGGTGTCCATTTTTCTGCTGTTTCATCTACACAAACAGATCCCTTTTTTACTCTGGATATTTGTTTCGCCATTCCTGCCTGATAGCATCCGATTGATAAAAAATAAGGCAAAATGAAAATAAGCATTCCGTTTAAGATCAATCCATAATTTAAATTTTTCAGAAGTTGCATTGTGAGAGCCGCCTTTCCAGGTAGATAGGGATTATACAGGGCATTAAGGTTGAGTTGCCGCCATATGAGGCATTCGGGTGAATCATATCGGTATGTGGATAGGGTTGTCAATTTTTCAATTGACTCAATTCAAGAGACTCTTTATAGTCCTTCAGTGTAAGTAGCAAAACAGCTGATGGTTTCAATGTTATCAAAAAAACAGAGAAAACATCCTACCCGGCCCCTGCAATTGACCACTTGACCCCAATCCCCGTTACGGAC
Above is a window of uncultured Desulfobacter sp. DNA encoding:
- a CDS encoding MMPL family transporter, with translation MVNSKPREKQLNIGLLIITLFAATFMLFVSFKRLHIETDITASLPAHNLVIRDALYFFDHHPIQDRVVISAGLGIRDPERLVKLAAMVEEKLSASGLFSSVGMDHYQEIMPELMNLVVKTLPFQFTRTELETRIAPLLTPDAIRYTLSQTYTRLLSLDEIGTSEFIAIDPLGLKNMVLARLKSLAPVDEFNIYKGKLLSKDSRHCMIMATPQGSGTDSKFSTQAMDLLQAIQAQAQKEFSRPGEHAVLTSVGAFRAAYDNERIIKHDVQKAIFIATAAIILLLFLAFPRPWIGLLALVPAMFGTIAGLFTYALLYDGISLIVLGFGGAIISITIDHGITYLLFLDQPQKTFGRQASTEVRAVGLIATLTTVCAFLSLGLSDFKILEELGKFTALGMGFSFIFIHTLFPRIVPMLNPAKPRALPLQRLVNALIISGNGGAWLALAITLSLVWFAWPVFHVDLSAMSTVSRQTQEADAKFYKTWGKGFTGKSHLMLTAGSVPKLQDLNDRLADKVSAVQTQGVPASGTTLSMIFPGKNKKQENYDAWVQFWSKERVNSLKQNLSREAEQLGFTQDAFAPFLNRLVPTDLPAGPVAIPETLYPMMGISQSKADGVHWVWTTTVMRNPDVNEKNFYDTFSAVATVFEPQLFSTTLGTLLFTTFGKMFFIIAGAVLILLFIFFLDIKLTIITMLPVFFSFIGTLGTMTLIGHNLDIPSLMLSIIVFGIGIDFSLFFVRAYQRYRDESHPSVARIRLAVFMAGVSTMIGFGVMCLAEHSLLQSAGLACLLGIGFCLGGTFLILPPLLRRYFILQPVELSSAQEVSSQEPDTSATSRILNRYRTAEAYPRMFARFKLKFDPMFKELPDLLPARGDISRIMDIGTGLGVPACFILERFPHARIFGIEPDPESRRISNMAISGQGRIDIGGAPNLPAVSAPVQMALMLDMSHFLTPDEFKQTLEKIKAAMAPGGTLIIRAIIPPAEKPTLAWSIEKLKLKLTGVVPHYLSVKAITDLINKADFRMESAKVSGNNPETVWFVAKVSP
- a CDS encoding radical SAM protein, with the translated sequence MNIDTSHNIGCAGNFEFSKQKIDDALACNRLLSMEVELSLRCNFHCTYCYVPHDSYFDDELSLDEIFEVILQAKALGAGKIILLGGEPSIYPHIREVIAFLHKHSLETEMFTNGTGITPDFARELRATGVRVVLKMNSFHEGRQDALAGKKGAFHIIHNALGNLKSAGYPAKDAFLALSTIICRQNRDELTDLWTWIRDNNMAPYFEIITPQGQAKNNASLELTPLELKAVFDEICAVDRERYSIEWDPQPPLMGNQCMRHQFSCTITSIGNVQPCVGITKAIGNIRKTRLKDILEHSRELKMLKNHHQTIKGFCRTCEKNDTCYGCRGAAFQVTGDILASDPLCWRNPDNLKRHR
- a CDS encoding PAS domain-containing protein, which gives rise to MGKIQSAFQISKKQDAPIYTTAAKNAESLFVNKDAVIKAGSPEQHDVYLDSRYYTIAGYEPNAFEGTFAEIDKRIHPDDLERVRLSFRRYIAGELESFEAPFRFLRKDGKLTIIQGTVIDITERKQRESEMCSLRNYLSIFLLVANGVEGAVIRVDDITDQVRMEEMMIQSEKMLTVGGLAAGMAHEINNPLASMLQTANVMQNRLNSRLDIPANQKTAEKAGITLEGLEQFMEARSIPRMLETIVTSGKRVAEMVVESEPGAGAKFIIRLPLRKNKPNTGKDLFL
- a CDS encoding HDOD domain-containing protein, producing the protein MAYLIEIEDIIENAGSLLTLPDICMQIKRLVADPASSVDDLAGLISKDPALTARLLKIVNSPIYYFPRKISSVSEAIPLIGADQLYNLALATTAAAIIQTVGGSYIEMKTLWKKAVYSAIFAKSLSPNKSGDGENLFVAGLLSDIGALAIVKHAPAIALTAIGAPRKGQFPWQREKEVLGFTVAEVSGALLTSWNLSDEIAVPVGCQHAPDKGQHHVVSCCILHIATRLAAETIDKNQGQTLDYRKAIQKKPLAQLGMDHKDIDTKVSEVNEIAPDILNIFII
- a CDS encoding HD domain-containing phosphohydrolase, translated to MMDELILKEEDNTRKNDDRYLPWKILVVDDEEGVHQVTKLALKNFTFDNRRLKFLHAYSAAQAIEILVEHPNIAIVLLDVVMESEHAGLRLVKKIREEIKNTNTRIVLRTGQPGQAPEQEVIQNYDINDYKTKTELTANKLFTLMYATLRSYRDIITLEKSRKGLEKLIVASRGISSRVALAQFIRVTVEQLTNLLNIEETTIFSCKVTGYILSEQCLEVYASENPLGSNCIHIADLPDGKRDIILSAITEQTNIFEKDRFVVYCSNSSQIVLFFAQINQVLSDLDVRLLNIFTENLIVTLENIQLNETITDSQKEMVYRLGEVVESRSKETGNHVKRMAHYSELLALLVGLDKTEAELVKTASPMHDIGKIAIPDAILTKPGKLNAEEWAIVKTHPQRGYEILEHSSLTVMNISAVIALTHHEKWDGSGYPEGLKGTDIHIYGRITAIADVFDALGSERCYKKAWSLDKIISLFKSEKGKHFDPLLTDLFLENLDNFLVIRDKFIDYNTRG